The following proteins are co-located in the Eleginops maclovinus isolate JMC-PN-2008 ecotype Puerto Natales chromosome 1, JC_Emac_rtc_rv5, whole genome shotgun sequence genome:
- the galnt6 gene encoding polypeptide N-acetylgalactosaminyltransferase 6, whose translation MRLFIRRRMSPLKLVLLGGTLFLVVIVVLQRDVGPSPGGDPWFQELVVKKDKVMVMVRDAVNNIGFQIGAPQPQPVQVQPTEDTKCPAGFYTQAELKPHLERLPQDPNSPGADGKAFLKDNLSPEEAKEKEEGMTRHCFNQFASDRISLSRSLGDDTRPSECVERKFRRCPPLPTTSVIIVFHNEAWSTLLRTVYSVLHTSPAFLLKEIILVDDASVAEHLKTQLEDYVRQLKIVRVLRQPERKGLITARLLGASVAQGEVLTFLDAHCECFHGWLEPLLARIVEEPTAVVSPEITTIDLTTFHFNKPVASSRAFNRGNFDWSLTFGWEQIPEDARKLRKDETYPVKTPTFAGGLFSILKTYFEHIGTYDDKMEIWGGENVEMSFRVWQCGGQLEIIPCSVVGHVFRSKSPHTFPKGTEVITRNQVRLAEVWMDDYKKVFYRRNKNAAVMASENKFGDISDRLNLREKLHCKNFTWYLDAIYPEAFIPDLDPELFGAIKNSGSQSCLDVGENNQGDKPMIMYTCHNMGGNQYFEYSSGKELRHNIGKQLCLHAMPQPQQLKLELCQRKGKGTSVSPQQEWILTEGHLLKNPSSGKCLHLKGSQVQMADCNAADLFQHWTFS comes from the exons ATGCGTCTGTTCATTCGACGGCGTATGTCCCCCCTCAAACTGGTGCTCCTTGGGGGGACTCTCTTCTTGGTGGTCATAGTGGTGCTCCAGAGGGATGTTGGCCCTTCACCAGGTGGAGACCCCTGGTTTCAGGAGCTGGTCGTTAAGAAGGATAAAGTGATGGTCATGGTACGAGACGCTGTCAACAACATTGGCTTCCAGATCGGAGCTCCTCAGCCACAGCCAGTCCAGGTACAGCCAACTGAGGACACCAAATGCCCTGCTGGATTCTATACTCAGGCTGAGCTCAAACCTCACCTTGAGAGACTGCCTCAGGACCCCAATAGCCCAGGGGCCGATGGGAAGGCATTTCTGAAAGACAACCTGTCCCCTGAGGAGgcgaaggagaaggaggagggtaTGACTCGGCACTGTTTCAACCAGTTTGCCAGTGACCGCATCTCACTCAGCCGTAGTCTTGGGGATGACACGCGGCCTTCAGA GTGTGTGGAGAGGAAGTTTCGTCGCTGTCCTCCTCTGCCTACCACCAGTGTTATTATTGTCTTCCACAATGAGGCCTGGTCCACCCTCCTCAGGACGGTCTACAGCGTCCTGCACACGTCTCCTGCTTTCCTGCTCAAAGAGATCATCTTGGTAGATGACGCCAGTGTTGCAG AGCACCTGAAGACCCAACTGGAGGATTATGTGCGTCAGCTGAAGATTGTCCGAGTCCTGAGGCAGCCGGAAAGGAAGGGCCTCATCACTGCCAGGCTTCTGGGGGCCAGTGTTGCTCAGGGCGAAGTGCTAACCTTTCTCGACGCACACT GTGAGTGTTTCCACGGCTGGCTGGAGCCCCTGTTGGCCCGCATCGTTGAGGAACCCACTGCTGTGGTTAGTCCAGAGATCACCACCATTGATCTTACCACCTTTCATTTTAACAAGCCTGTGGCCTCGAGCCGCGCATTCAACCGAGGTAACTTTGACTGGAGCCTGACCTTTGGCTGGGAGCAGATCCCTGAGGATGCGAGGAAGCTGCGCAAGGATGAAACCTACCCTGTAAA AACCCCTACTTTTGCCGGAGGTCTCTTCTCAATCTTGAAGACTTACTTTGAACACATTGGAACATATGATGACAAGATGGAGATCTGGGGTGGTGAAAATGTGGAGATGTCATTCAGG GTGTGGCAGTGTGGGGGTCAGCTAGAGATCATCCCTTGTTCTGTGGTGGGACATGTCTTCCGTTCCAAGAGCCCCCACACCTTTCCCAAGGGCACAGAGGTCATCACTCGTAACCAGGTGCGCCTGGCTGAGGTCTGGATGGATGACTATAAGAAAGTCTTCTATCGCCGCAACAAGAATGCTGCCGTTATGGCCAGTGAG AATAAGTTTGGGGACATATCTGACCGTCTGAACCTGAGAGAGAAGCTTCACTGCAAAAACTTCACCTGGTACTTAGACGCAATCTACCCAGAGGCCTTCATTCCAGACCTGGACCCAGAATTGTTTGGGGCA ATTAAAAACTCAGGATCACAGAGCTGTCTGGATGTTGGAGAGAATAACCAGGGAGATAAACCAATGATCATGTACACCTGCCACAACATGGGAGGCAACCAG TATTTTGAGTACTCGTCTGGTAAGGAGCTGCGTCATAATATTGGAAAGCAGCTGTGTCTTCATGCCATGCCACAGCCACAGCAGTTGAAGCTCGAGCTATGCCAGCGGAAGGGAAAAGGCACCAGTGTGTCACCGCAGCAAGAATGGATCCTAACAGAG GGACATCTTCTGAAGAATCCCAGCAGTGGGAAATGTTTACATCTGAAAGGAAGCCAGGTTCAGATGGCCGACTGTAATGCTGCTGACCTCTTCCAGCACTGGACCTTCAGCTGA
- the LOC134860723 gene encoding glucose-6-phosphate 1-dehydrogenase-like, whose amino-acid sequence MLSVSCSHSGMRVVTVTAATEQMGQEMSSEPLTRSEVFGQLRRDLYGEEQSTHSNTHIFIILGASGDLAKKKIYPTLWWLFRDGLLPDDTYFVGFARSKLTVEGIKTACLPHMKVTDEESESLSAFFNKNSYLSGRYDDESSFAQLDSHLSSLPGGSSANRLFYLALPPTVYKHVSTNIRTHCMSSRGWSRVIVEKPFGRDLQSSQELSAHLSSLFSEDQIYRIDHYLGKEMVQNLMVLRFGNRIFGPIWNRNSVACVVLTFKEPFGTQGRGGYFDDFGIIRDVMQNHLLQMLCLVAMEKPASTSPDDVRDEKVKVLKCIAAVAGSEVVLGQYLGNPEGEGQSKLGYLDDPTVPAGSCTPTFATAVLYVQNERWDGVPFILRCGKALNERKAEVRLQFTDVPGDIFGEHCKRNELVVRVQPDEAIYLKMMTKRPGVYFSPEETELDLTYRSRYKNVKLPDAYERLILDVFCGNQMHFVRSDELREAWRIFTPLLHQIEGEKKPPIPYTYGSRGPNEADDLLKRVGFRYEGTYKWVQPHTT is encoded by the exons ATGCTTAGTGTGTCATGTAGCCATAGTGGAATGAGAGTAGTCACAGTAACTGCAGCCACAGAGCAGATGGGACAGGAGATGAGCTCTGAGCCTTTGACTCGCTCTGAGGTGTTTGGACAGCTCAGGAGGGACCTCTATGGAGAGGAGCAGTCCACTcattccaacacacacatattcattaTCCTGGGAGCCTCT GGGGATCTTGCTAAAAAGAAGATCTATCCAACTTTATG GTGGTTATTCAGAGATGGCCTGCTCCCGGATGACACCTACTTTGTGGGTTTTGCCCGGTCTAAGTTGACTGTTGAGGGCATCAAGACAGCATGTCTGCCTCATATGAAG GTCACAGATGAAGAGAGTGAGAGTCTCTCAGCCTTCTTCAACAAGAACTCCTACCTGAGCGGCAGGTATGACGATGAAAGTTCTTTCGCCCAACTCGACTCTCATCTGTCATCTCTTCCTGGGGGATCCAGCGCCAACAGACTATTCTACCTGGCTCTGCCCCCAACGGTGTACAAACATGTCAGCACAAATATAAGAACCCACTGCATGAGCTCCAG AGGCTGGAGCAGGGTGATTGTTGAGAAGCCCTTTGGACGTGACCTCCAGAGCTCACAGGAGCTGTCAGCACACCTCTCCTCCCTGTTCTCAGAGGACCAGATCTACCGCATAGACCACTACCTGGGCAAAGAGATGGTCCAGAACCTCATGGTGCTCAG GTTTGGAAATCGCATCTTTGGACCGATATGGAACAGGAACAGTGTGGCCTGTGTGGTCCTCACCTTCAAGGAGCCTTTTGGCACTCAGGGCCGCGGAGGATACTTTGATGACTTTGGTATCATTAG AGATGTCATGCAGAACCATCTCCTTCAGATGCTCTGTTTGGTCGCCATGGAGAAACCTGCTTCCACCAGCCCTGACGACGTGAGGGACGAGAAG GTGAAGGTGTTGAAGTGTATAGCTGCTGTTGCTGGATCAGAGGTGGTGCTCGGCCAGTACTTGGGCAACCCTGAGGGGGAGGGTCAGTCCAAACTGGGTTACCTTGACGATCCCACTGTGCCAGCAGGGTCCTGCACGCCCACTTTTGCCACAGCGGTGCTTTATGTTCAGAACGAACGATGGGATG GTGTTCCTTTCATCCTCCGCTGCGGTAAAGCTCTGAACGAGAGGAAGGCAGAGGTGCGTCTGCAGTTCACTGACGTGCCAGGAGACATCTTTGGCGAGCACTGTAAGAGGAACGAGCTGGTGGTGCGGGTGCAGCCAGACGAGGCCATTTACCTGAAGATGATGACCAAGAGGCCGGGGGTTTACTTCAGCCCAGAGGAGACTGAGCTGGACCTCACCTACAGGAGCAGATACAAG AACGTGAAGCTCCCGGATGCTTATGAGAGGCTGATCCTGGATGTCTTCTGTGGAAATCAGATGCACTTTGTCCGCAG TGATGAGTTGCGGGAGGCCTGGAGGATCttcacccccctcctccaccaaatagagggagagaagaaaccACCCATCCCTTACACATATGGAAG TCGTGGTCCAAACGAGGCAGATGACCTGTTGAAGAGGGTGGGATTTCGCTATGAGGGAACATACAAGTGGGTGCAGCCCCACACAACATGA
- the zgc:158263 gene encoding ceramide kinase family protein isoform X1 — protein MEADLTLESTVWVGSKRYRAVLTGWHFNWTELDKKNRDKKTISVPVAEVVGVEDGRVEILPQKSIEDTDKVFTVFYVKRSSTGSSYGLLWRLGQTQFSVPSRVLRDQWTKHLRAALKTHSPVRPNRLLVFINPYGGKKKGRKIYHSLVAPLFELAGISCHVIVTERANQARDHLLKKDLTGFDGVVCVGGDGMFSEILHGLIGQTQQEAGLCENDPTVTLQPCQRHIGIIPAGSTDCVCYATVGVIDPVTSALHIIIGDSQPLDVCSVHQASSVVRYSVSLLGYGFYGDVLAESEKHRWMGPLRYDYSGTMVYLSNRSYAGIVQYLPADPLLSSPRDRTRCLSGCSVCSRSTERLFPHSSDSGSLYSSHYSQFSSDSEGEWVSVEGRFRCVSLTCMSSSCPKSPLGLSPSAHLADGTGDLILVWDTHPLGFLKFLYRHTSTEDQFDLPFVEVHRVKAVRFSLPAGKEEEAYEEIGGSSGGMDEEERSYIETVSRSGSQQHLAERGPGREMTNVQKTANSFLCGLCCSKAPTVSVWNCDGEILPSTEILSRVHGQLVHLYARGIEDGAAVHCSDDIERGCTLQK, from the exons ATGGAGGCTGACCTGACGCTGGAGTCTACTGTGTGGGTTGGGAGTAAAAGATACCGTGCAGTCCTGACAGGCTGGCACTTCAACTGGACCGAGCTAGACAAGAAGAATCGCGACAAGAAAACAA TTTCAGTGCCTGTGGCCGAGGTTGTTGGGGTGGAGGACGGTCGGGTGGAGATCCTGCCCCAGAAGTCAATCGAGGACACAGACAAAGTCTTTACAG TTTTCTACGTGAAGCGCAGCAGCACTGGGAGCTCTTATGGGTTACTATGGAGACTGGGCCAAACCCAGTTCAGCGTCCCCAGTCGGGTGCTCAGAGACCAGTGGACGAAACACCTTAGAGCAGCTCTCAAAACTCACA GTCCGGTGCGGCCTAATAGGCTGTTAGTGTTTATCAACCCATATGGCgggaagaagaaaggaaggaagatcTATCACTCTCTGGTTGCCCCTCTGTTCGAGCTTGCTGGCATCAGCTGTCATGTTATTG TGACTGAGCGGGCAAACCAGGCCAGAGACCATCTCCTGAAGAAAGACCTGACAGGCTTTGATGG cgtggtgtgtgtgggaggggatGGCATGTTCAGCGAAATACTCCACGGTTTGATTGGGCAGACACAACAAGAGGCAGGCCTTTGTGAGAATGATCCCACTGTGACTTTACAGCCTTGTCAGCGTCATATTGGCATCATCCCTGCAG GCTCtacagactgtgtgtgttatGCCACAGTGGGAGTGATTGACCCTGTTACTTCAGCTCTGCACATCATCATTG GAGACTCTCAGCCTTTGGATGTGTGTTCAGTCCACCAGGCTTCTAGTGTGGTGCGTtactctgtttctctgttggGCTATGGTTTCTACGGTGACGTACTGGCTGAGAGTGAAAAGCACCGCTGGATGGGACCTCTGCGATATGACTATTCAG GCACAATGGTGTACCTGAGCAACAGAAGCTATGCAGGCATAGTTCAGTATCTGCCAGCAGACCCACTGCTCTCCAGCCCCAGAGACAGAACGCGCTGCCTCTCAGG GTGCAGTGTGTGTTCCAGAAGCACAGAAAGACTTTTCCCCCACTCTTCAGACTCTGGCTCCTTATACAGCTCCCACTACAGCCAGTTCAGTAGTGACTCAGAAG GTGAGTGGGTGAGTGTGGAGGGCAGGTTCAGGTGTGTCTCTCTCACTTGCATGTCCAGCTCGTGTCCCAAAAGTCCTCTGggcctctctccctctgctcacCTAGCGGACGGTACCGGGGACCTCATCCTGGTATGGGACACTCATCCACTGGGATTCCTCAAGTTCCTCTACAGGCATACAAGTACAGAGGATCAG TTTGACCTGCCGTTTGTGGAGGTCCACCGTGTGAAAGCCGTCCGTTTCTCTCTCCCCGCCgggaaagaggaggaagcaTATGAAGAGATCGGAGGGTCGAGTGGTGGGATGGATGAAGAAGAGAGAAGCTATATTGAGACTGTCAGTAGGTCTGGATCCCAGCAGCATCTGGCAGAGAGAGGCCCAGGTAGAGAAATGACCAACGTGCAGAAGACAGCAAACTCCTTCCTATGtggcctgtgctgcagcaaagCTCCGACTGTGTCAGTGTGGAACTGTGACGGAGAGATTCTGCCTTCAACCGAGATCCTCAGCAG GGTTCATGGTCAGCTCGTGCATCTGTATGCTAGAGGCATCGAGGACGGAGCAGCCGTGCACTGCAGCGATGATATTGAAAGGGGATGCACACTACAAAAATAG
- the zgc:158263 gene encoding ceramide kinase family protein isoform X2 yields the protein MEADLTLESTVWVGSKRYRAVLTGWHFNWTELDKKNRDKKTISVPVAEVVGVEDGRVEILPQKSIEDTDKVFTGPVRPNRLLVFINPYGGKKKGRKIYHSLVAPLFELAGISCHVIVTERANQARDHLLKKDLTGFDGVVCVGGDGMFSEILHGLIGQTQQEAGLCENDPTVTLQPCQRHIGIIPAGSTDCVCYATVGVIDPVTSALHIIIGDSQPLDVCSVHQASSVVRYSVSLLGYGFYGDVLAESEKHRWMGPLRYDYSGTMVYLSNRSYAGIVQYLPADPLLSSPRDRTRCLSGCSVCSRSTERLFPHSSDSGSLYSSHYSQFSSDSEGEWVSVEGRFRCVSLTCMSSSCPKSPLGLSPSAHLADGTGDLILVWDTHPLGFLKFLYRHTSTEDQFDLPFVEVHRVKAVRFSLPAGKEEEAYEEIGGSSGGMDEEERSYIETVSRSGSQQHLAERGPGREMTNVQKTANSFLCGLCCSKAPTVSVWNCDGEILPSTEILSRVHGQLVHLYARGIEDGAAVHCSDDIERGCTLQK from the exons ATGGAGGCTGACCTGACGCTGGAGTCTACTGTGTGGGTTGGGAGTAAAAGATACCGTGCAGTCCTGACAGGCTGGCACTTCAACTGGACCGAGCTAGACAAGAAGAATCGCGACAAGAAAACAA TTTCAGTGCCTGTGGCCGAGGTTGTTGGGGTGGAGGACGGTCGGGTGGAGATCCTGCCCCAGAAGTCAATCGAGGACACAGACAAAGTCTTTACAG GTCCGGTGCGGCCTAATAGGCTGTTAGTGTTTATCAACCCATATGGCgggaagaagaaaggaaggaagatcTATCACTCTCTGGTTGCCCCTCTGTTCGAGCTTGCTGGCATCAGCTGTCATGTTATTG TGACTGAGCGGGCAAACCAGGCCAGAGACCATCTCCTGAAGAAAGACCTGACAGGCTTTGATGG cgtggtgtgtgtgggaggggatGGCATGTTCAGCGAAATACTCCACGGTTTGATTGGGCAGACACAACAAGAGGCAGGCCTTTGTGAGAATGATCCCACTGTGACTTTACAGCCTTGTCAGCGTCATATTGGCATCATCCCTGCAG GCTCtacagactgtgtgtgttatGCCACAGTGGGAGTGATTGACCCTGTTACTTCAGCTCTGCACATCATCATTG GAGACTCTCAGCCTTTGGATGTGTGTTCAGTCCACCAGGCTTCTAGTGTGGTGCGTtactctgtttctctgttggGCTATGGTTTCTACGGTGACGTACTGGCTGAGAGTGAAAAGCACCGCTGGATGGGACCTCTGCGATATGACTATTCAG GCACAATGGTGTACCTGAGCAACAGAAGCTATGCAGGCATAGTTCAGTATCTGCCAGCAGACCCACTGCTCTCCAGCCCCAGAGACAGAACGCGCTGCCTCTCAGG GTGCAGTGTGTGTTCCAGAAGCACAGAAAGACTTTTCCCCCACTCTTCAGACTCTGGCTCCTTATACAGCTCCCACTACAGCCAGTTCAGTAGTGACTCAGAAG GTGAGTGGGTGAGTGTGGAGGGCAGGTTCAGGTGTGTCTCTCTCACTTGCATGTCCAGCTCGTGTCCCAAAAGTCCTCTGggcctctctccctctgctcacCTAGCGGACGGTACCGGGGACCTCATCCTGGTATGGGACACTCATCCACTGGGATTCCTCAAGTTCCTCTACAGGCATACAAGTACAGAGGATCAG TTTGACCTGCCGTTTGTGGAGGTCCACCGTGTGAAAGCCGTCCGTTTCTCTCTCCCCGCCgggaaagaggaggaagcaTATGAAGAGATCGGAGGGTCGAGTGGTGGGATGGATGAAGAAGAGAGAAGCTATATTGAGACTGTCAGTAGGTCTGGATCCCAGCAGCATCTGGCAGAGAGAGGCCCAGGTAGAGAAATGACCAACGTGCAGAAGACAGCAAACTCCTTCCTATGtggcctgtgctgcagcaaagCTCCGACTGTGTCAGTGTGGAACTGTGACGGAGAGATTCTGCCTTCAACCGAGATCCTCAGCAG GGTTCATGGTCAGCTCGTGCATCTGTATGCTAGAGGCATCGAGGACGGAGCAGCCGTGCACTGCAGCGATGATATTGAAAGGGGATGCACACTACAAAAATAG
- the naa10 gene encoding N-alpha-acetyltransferase 10 isoform X1, protein MNIRNARPEDLMNMQHCNLLCLPENYQMKYYFYHGLSWPQLSYIAEDENGKIVGYVLAKILNREEDPDDVPHGHITSLAVKRSHRRLGLAQKLMDQASRAMIENFNAKYVSLHVRKSNRAALHLYSNTLKFQISEVEPKYYADGEDAYAMKRDLAHMADEVPQLRKPGVRVSGQEAPSGQGPAGPGDQEKDNERDSGGESKELSEVSEATESTDVKDSSSDSQ, encoded by the exons ATGAACATACGAAACGCAAGG CCGGAGGACCTTATGAATATGCAGCACTGCAACCTGCTGTGTCTCCCAGAAAACTACCAGATGAAATACTATTTCTATCATGGATTGTCTTGGCCGCAG CTCTCATACATCGCAGAAGATGAAAATGGCAAAATTGTGGGATATGTGCTGGCAAAGAT TCTTAACAGGGAGGAGGATCCTGATGATGTCCCCCATGGACACATTACTTCTCTG GCTGTAAAGCGTTCCCACAGACGTCTAGGCCTGGCTCAAAAGCTGATGGACCAGGCCAGTCGGGCCATGATAGAGAACTTCAATGCTAAATATGTCTCTCTTCATGTCCGCAAGAG CAACCGAGCAGCTCTGCATCTGTACTCGAACACCCTCAAATTCCA GATTAGTGAGGTTGAGCCTAAATACTATGCAGATGGGGAGGATGCCTACGCCATGAAGAGAGACCTGGCCCACATGGCTGATGAG GTCCCACAGCTGAGAAAGCCTGGAGTGCGTGTTTCGGGTCAGGAGGCCCCATCAGGCCAGGGCCCGGCCGGTCCTGGTGACCAGGAGAAGGACAACGAGAGAGACAGCGGAGGAGAGAGCAAAGAGCTCAGTGAAGTCAGCGAGGCAACGGAAAGCACAGACGTTAAAGATTCTTCCTCTGATTCACAATGA
- the naa10 gene encoding N-alpha-acetyltransferase 10 isoform X3 encodes MNIRNARPEDLMNMQHCNLLCLPENYQMKYYFYHGLSWPQLSYIAEDENGKIVGYVLAKILNREEDPDDVPHGHITSLAVKRSHRRLGLAQKLMDQASRAMIENFNAKYVSLHVRKSNRAALHLYSNTLKFQISEVEPKYYADGEDAYAMKRDLAHMADELRKPGVRVSGQEAPSGQGPAGPGDQEKDNERDSGGESKELSEVSEATESTDVKDSSSDSQ; translated from the exons ATGAACATACGAAACGCAAGG CCGGAGGACCTTATGAATATGCAGCACTGCAACCTGCTGTGTCTCCCAGAAAACTACCAGATGAAATACTATTTCTATCATGGATTGTCTTGGCCGCAG CTCTCATACATCGCAGAAGATGAAAATGGCAAAATTGTGGGATATGTGCTGGCAAAGAT TCTTAACAGGGAGGAGGATCCTGATGATGTCCCCCATGGACACATTACTTCTCTG GCTGTAAAGCGTTCCCACAGACGTCTAGGCCTGGCTCAAAAGCTGATGGACCAGGCCAGTCGGGCCATGATAGAGAACTTCAATGCTAAATATGTCTCTCTTCATGTCCGCAAGAG CAACCGAGCAGCTCTGCATCTGTACTCGAACACCCTCAAATTCCA GATTAGTGAGGTTGAGCCTAAATACTATGCAGATGGGGAGGATGCCTACGCCATGAAGAGAGACCTGGCCCACATGGCTGATGAG CTGAGAAAGCCTGGAGTGCGTGTTTCGGGTCAGGAGGCCCCATCAGGCCAGGGCCCGGCCGGTCCTGGTGACCAGGAGAAGGACAACGAGAGAGACAGCGGAGGAGAGAGCAAAGAGCTCAGTGAAGTCAGCGAGGCAACGGAAAGCACAGACGTTAAAGATTCTTCCTCTGATTCACAATGA
- the naa10 gene encoding N-alpha-acetyltransferase 10 isoform X2: MNIRNARPEDLMNMQHCNLLCLPENYQMKYYFYHGLSWPQLSYIAEDENGKIVGYVLAKMEEDPDDVPHGHITSLAVKRSHRRLGLAQKLMDQASRAMIENFNAKYVSLHVRKSNRAALHLYSNTLKFQISEVEPKYYADGEDAYAMKRDLAHMADEVPQLRKPGVRVSGQEAPSGQGPAGPGDQEKDNERDSGGESKELSEVSEATESTDVKDSSSDSQ; the protein is encoded by the exons ATGAACATACGAAACGCAAGG CCGGAGGACCTTATGAATATGCAGCACTGCAACCTGCTGTGTCTCCCAGAAAACTACCAGATGAAATACTATTTCTATCATGGATTGTCTTGGCCGCAG CTCTCATACATCGCAGAAGATGAAAATGGCAAAATTGTGGGATATGTGCTGGCAAAGAT GGAGGAGGATCCTGATGATGTCCCCCATGGACACATTACTTCTCTG GCTGTAAAGCGTTCCCACAGACGTCTAGGCCTGGCTCAAAAGCTGATGGACCAGGCCAGTCGGGCCATGATAGAGAACTTCAATGCTAAATATGTCTCTCTTCATGTCCGCAAGAG CAACCGAGCAGCTCTGCATCTGTACTCGAACACCCTCAAATTCCA GATTAGTGAGGTTGAGCCTAAATACTATGCAGATGGGGAGGATGCCTACGCCATGAAGAGAGACCTGGCCCACATGGCTGATGAG GTCCCACAGCTGAGAAAGCCTGGAGTGCGTGTTTCGGGTCAGGAGGCCCCATCAGGCCAGGGCCCGGCCGGTCCTGGTGACCAGGAGAAGGACAACGAGAGAGACAGCGGAGGAGAGAGCAAAGAGCTCAGTGAAGTCAGCGAGGCAACGGAAAGCACAGACGTTAAAGATTCTTCCTCTGATTCACAATGA
- the naa10 gene encoding N-alpha-acetyltransferase 10 isoform X4, translating into MNIRNARPEDLMNMQHCNLLCLPENYQMKYYFYHGLSWPQLSYIAEDENGKIVGYVLAKMEEDPDDVPHGHITSLAVKRSHRRLGLAQKLMDQASRAMIENFNAKYVSLHVRKSNRAALHLYSNTLKFQISEVEPKYYADGEDAYAMKRDLAHMADELRKPGVRVSGQEAPSGQGPAGPGDQEKDNERDSGGESKELSEVSEATESTDVKDSSSDSQ; encoded by the exons ATGAACATACGAAACGCAAGG CCGGAGGACCTTATGAATATGCAGCACTGCAACCTGCTGTGTCTCCCAGAAAACTACCAGATGAAATACTATTTCTATCATGGATTGTCTTGGCCGCAG CTCTCATACATCGCAGAAGATGAAAATGGCAAAATTGTGGGATATGTGCTGGCAAAGAT GGAGGAGGATCCTGATGATGTCCCCCATGGACACATTACTTCTCTG GCTGTAAAGCGTTCCCACAGACGTCTAGGCCTGGCTCAAAAGCTGATGGACCAGGCCAGTCGGGCCATGATAGAGAACTTCAATGCTAAATATGTCTCTCTTCATGTCCGCAAGAG CAACCGAGCAGCTCTGCATCTGTACTCGAACACCCTCAAATTCCA GATTAGTGAGGTTGAGCCTAAATACTATGCAGATGGGGAGGATGCCTACGCCATGAAGAGAGACCTGGCCCACATGGCTGATGAG CTGAGAAAGCCTGGAGTGCGTGTTTCGGGTCAGGAGGCCCCATCAGGCCAGGGCCCGGCCGGTCCTGGTGACCAGGAGAAGGACAACGAGAGAGACAGCGGAGGAGAGAGCAAAGAGCTCAGTGAAGTCAGCGAGGCAACGGAAAGCACAGACGTTAAAGATTCTTCCTCTGATTCACAATGA